The DNA sequence GAAAGAGTAATTTCAATTATGTTATTTTAACACCTTTGGCTTCTTGACTAAAACATGGTtaaaagctgtaaataaaaCTAACAGAACCTcgtgctgtttctgaaaaaaaaaatttaagacaCCAAGAGACAGGATGGGACAAGCAGGAAATCTCCTTTTGAGAAAGATATTCCTGTAAACACAGCAAAAATTGAAGTGCACAGTAGGATAAAGGATGGGTACCACCAAGTAACAGCAACACAAAGCAAAGCCCTGACAAGTAAAATGATTACTTTTGGCAGGACTTTGGTCTAAACATCCTTAGGTGTCAAAGCTACGAACAATACTAAATTTACTACCTGATCAGcaccagagagaaaaagcaCCTGCAGGCACTGGCAGAAGTAGAAACAGAATTCAGTCATCAGCCCTATGTTTTAATCATTCAGAAGTTAAATGAAGACAATTACAAGCCCTTCTTAAAACACAATATTGTTCAGAAGGGCTAAAGGTTTATTGCATTTAAAGATTCTCTCACTTAAGTGTTACATTTAAGACCAATAATGAAGTAATCGGGGAAAAATTGTATCTGCTGGCAGATGAATGAGAAGTAATTGTTCTAaccattttcaattttttttttttttttttttttttttatattcactATTTACTCAGTCTCTGAActgcagaggcagcacaggAAGGTGGCATTGGGTGTATTGTGGATAAGAAGTGATAGTTTCTTCTACTGCCTTGGGCAGCAAGTTTCCCAAGTGTAACCACCTcgaaacaaaagcagaaaaggatcaattttattttaaaacagctcagttgcaagaagaaaaaaagtaagctgTAAAAGAGGAAACATATTTCCTCCATTTAGAAATCAGGTTTGTAGACCATCCCATTCCCATTTTTAATGCATACAAACAGACTATAAACATTCAGTACTACAAAAGACAGTGGTACCCATTCAAACTCTGctgttaacaaagttagttagaacaacaaaaacccagaaaacatgCATCTGAACTACTGCTCCACATGATATCCACCCGCCTACAGAACTGCGCTGACACCAAACTGGCAGAACAATTCCAAATACATTTATCTGTACCCTTCTGACAACGGAGTATTTTGTGACTTTGTTTTACAGCTGGAAAATGGATGCATAGAAAAACTAAATAACCTCCTCAGTGTGCAGTACTGAGCAGTACTGAAAAGCACACCCACACCTCAAAAAGCAAGCTTCAGCTTGCCATGGTCCCTAACACACTTGGTCACTGGGTGGTCCCCCAGAGTCATAAACTATTAATTTTTTGCAGTGCCCACCAGCATATCACCTAACCACAGAAACCTGCTGTATCATGCTGATCCTTAAGTCAGTCACATCTCTAAGCAAAGTGTAGAGCAAAAATTAACCATATCATTCCTCCCTAAAGAGAGACTCAAAATACATCCAAAAAACTTCACATTCATGGGAAAACCAGTCCTGATGGATGTTAGGATTTGCCCACTTCTGTACAGAAGACTGCAGAACTGGCACAGGCTacattttactgaataaaacAACATTCAGGTTTCTAGTACTGATCGTGCCATAACATTTATGAATCAATACAGCAGtcactgcagcagagctgtgccccACTGCCATGGGTTCCACAGCACGCTCTTACCTTATAGACATCGATGCTGTGAGCGTGAGGAAAGTGTAAAGTTGCCACGAACTGATGGACATATTTACTCTGCAGACCTCTTTTATAAATGCTTTCGGCAACTATCTTACTGACAAAGTTTTTGCCTGTTCCAGTCCATCCGTGCAAGGAAAGGGCAAGAGGTTTTTTGGTGTTGGTGTTGTTCAAGAAGCCCTTCACCGCCTTTACAACCACCTTGTTCACCAGGTGCTGCCCGAACAGTTTCCTGTCCAAAtcctcctgcagagctggacGGAGAGACCACTCTGTCAGCAGCGAGGAGGGAGACGAGCACCGGGCCCCGCCGGCTTCTGCCTCCTTCAAGGAGGgtccagcacccaccccagcGTGCAGGCTGCCGGCCCCAGGCCAGGGGGCAAAGGCCCGGCCGAGCTGGAGCAGCGCCCTGCGGCCCACGCAGGCCCCACGGGGAAACGCCACAGGCCCTGCCCTGTTAGCGGGGACCCCTGCGCCCTCCAACAGCCTCCCGCCACGCCCGCAACGTCCCCTCAGCCCTCCGcggcccccagcaccccctcagcccgccccggctccgcacCGGCGGCAGCGCGCCGGTCGTGGCGCTGGAGGCAGCACTCCCTGAAGTAGCAGTAGAGCCGTGGGTAGGAGATGAAGCCGGTAAGGGCCGAGGCGGCGGCGCCCGCGATGGCCAGCCCCAGGCTGATAGGCTCCACGGCGCTCGCTGGCCTAAGGAGCGGCAGCAGCGCCAGGCCCAGGGCCGCCCGCAGGGCGCCCCGCCGCAGCTTCAtggcccgcccggccccgccgccacccCCTCCGCTCCGCCGCCGCTTCCGCTCCGCCAGGCCGCTtccgccgccgccatcttgggtACGGGCAGAGGCGGGGCTGAAGCTGAGGGCAGACGCCATGTTGGATGGGCacccgcggggccgccggcggcTGCAATTAGCTAAATGGCGGCCTCGTGTGGTACATTCGATTAAATACCGCGCTCACACTCGGAAGTTACATTAGCAGTGCTGTATCTGCAGGTATGCGGGGGGGATGCTACCCTAGACCTGCACAGGCTCAGAGGCAAACTCACACATTTACATGGCCCAGAgacttttcctgttttcaaaaaaaaccccacaatctGGAGCTATGCCACTCTTCCCCCGAGGCTCCGCTCCTGAGTATCGTTACCTGAACACCTGCAGAGCCAAGGGACACCCTGCCCATCATTACCACCAGACGCCAGAAAACATCGGTCTGTACCCCAGAAGGAAGAATGTAATTTACAATCACTTAAAACCACCTTTTAGTTATTTTCAAATTCCAAATCTTGGCTCCAAGCGTCCACACATCACATCTTCTGGGGCGACGTGGCTGACATCGGCTGCGGGGCCTCTGGCTTCTTCACCAGTTGCCATATTGACCCTGTCCTAGGAGCTGAAAGTGAGATTTACCTCCAATTCAACACTTACAACGTGATCCAATATTATTCTTTGCagccaaaataaaatgctgctacagaaataaatctagagggagaaaaagatacaaaacaACACAGCTTATGATACAAAATATCCAGTGCTGTGTATCTGCCCAAGAAACGACAGACCCAGCGAGGCAGCGCCAGGCACAGCCAACACTGTCATTTCTCCCGCAGCACTTGCAAGCCAGGCTGAGGAGCAGCGGCACTGAACACACGGCTGCAGCATCTCAGCCTTCACACTCGGCACAGCAAAGGCCCTTGGGAACAAACAAGAAGTCTCTCACAAAGTTACATGCAAGCAAACCGGCTTTAAACCTTCCCTTTACATTGACAAGGcaaacagcactgctgctgttaaaGGTGCTCTTTTTTCCGTCTTTTTAGGAGGGTGAAAGAAGCTGTGAAAGCAAGTTTGTTTTGTCACTAAAAAATGCCAACCATGAAAGCTCATGTTCTTATAAAACTTCCTTTATCGCTGAAAATAAGTTATATACAAGATCTTACCGGCCAAAGAGTTCGCAATCACCTGCAACTGATTCACTCCAAGATCACAAGAAACGCTTTGTAAGCAACACCAGCGTGTGAAGGCAGTGACTCTCCCAAACTCGGTTTCAGGTCATCGACACAAAATCCTTTATtagtgaaaaataagaacaactgCAAAGACTTCAGTCCATCTTCATTAGTATCGCCTATTCATTTTCTTGAACTTCTCATAGTGATAATCAtctgttgctttttcattgGCTGGACGTTTGCGATTTGGAGGAGACccttcaaaagaaagagaaggaactATTATTACCCTGTCCTTTCACAGGAGACACTTCCTTATCTCCACCACTTCCCTTCTACAGCCCCGTGCTGTGTGAATGGTTATGGCTTGAGCTGTCAGTGCTCCCAGCCTTGCACCCCTTGCTCTTCCAGCTTTCATCAAACCGTGGTCAGCCAGCTTTGGCACCACGTTTCAGTTGTGACCGTTGCTACTCCGCCCTTGGGCATCTCTAAAGACATCCTCCATCCAGAGGGATTCAGGTGTGACCTAGTATGGGTACATAAAGTGCAGAAGCCTCTCATGGACTTAGATTGCTCTGTTTCACCACTATCTCAGGGCACCCGGAGAAGAGGAGGTAAGAAGAACTAGATCATTTCTCTGTGCAAGACCCCAGAAGAGTTTCAGTGTCTGTCATTCTGACATTTCAGATTAGGAACTTACGCTCAGGTTCTGGCCTCTCCGTATCCCCCACTCTCAGTGGACGGGGCTTTGGCTCTTCTTTGTTCCTTCGCACTGGTGCATTTAGCTCCTCAtgataaactgaaagaaggaaaacatcagATGAGGAGTGTTACCTGGAGCAGTGTTACTCAGATGGACATATTTCTATGGCATTTGTTACAACTGATCTTGAGCAGAAACAACAGACCCTCAGAACAAGAATTCTTGTAATTGGTTTCTATGGATATACACCGGCTATATACATAAGGTGGGAGACAGAAAATTTCAGTAGCACCGTTTCATCAGAGGTGGCCCAAGACTCTTCATTTCCTTCAGAACACACAAATCTGCCTCCAAATCACCCCTGAAAGCATGGTGAGACACAGCAGAAGGCTGCCTTTCCTCCCGATGACTGCAGTAGGAGAGGCTCTCCTGGAAATGCATTCCCATCTCCTGCCTAGTAAGGTCTATGTTTGCTCGACCACCTGTCTGCTTTGGCAGCCTACAAAATGGATCCACTTGATTATAAACCATCATTTATCATCACAGACGAGGCGGGCATTTCCAGCCCACGCTCAAGAcgcaactgaaaagaaaaagtgttgaAATCTAGGAGGCAGTGTCAGCTGGCAGTTCAAGAGTAGACAGGCAAGCTGTGAGTAATTATGTCCCTCTCCTTGCTGACgcatgggaagaaaaagaccAAGCCAGATGGGGTCTATATGAGCACGCCAGAAAAAGGAATTGGACAGTTGCTTGTGCTGATAGATGAACTAATTTGTCCCACATCAGACTCTGTCCCAActgactgctttttcttcagcagaggagagggtCACACCTGGGTGAGACTTACATCTGTTGTGCTGGACATAGTTAACAGCCATGTTGGTGGGAACAAAGGAAGtttcgctgtctttctttttgttctgctgctctgccagcagcttgGCCTTGGCCTCTTCAGTTGAGatgatgttttttatttttgcgctagaagaagaaaaacaaaggaaaaactacTCATTCACCTTCAAAAAGGGTAGAAGGCATGGAAGTGCTAAGTGGAAGGATCTGGGGGACAGTAAGAGCACTGCTATGGTATTGGATGTGTTTTTTGAGAGAGGAGGCATGCTACATAGAAACAAGACACTCTGTTTCAAAGGCCCAAGGGAAGCTCGCATCATTAGTGCATCCTCTTTCAGTGCAGGGCATAAACTGGTGCTCCAGAAAGTGGCTAGATTCAAAAATGAAGAGCCTTCTCCCAGAAGTCCTGCGGTGGAGCTGCACTGGAGCCCTATCACTGTGCAGAACATGCTGTGCTAGATACCGCGCTAATCCAGAGCAAGGCTCAAGCCCATCACAGAGCCAAACTGGGGCTGTGTAATCCAGCCCTACCGCTGCTCTGCCAATCAACGGTTGATCATCCTGCCAATGCAGGACGTCACCACCAGATCTGTGAAACACATACTCAATTCCCAGATCCACTTCAGGAATGCCACTCAGCATCTGGTTGGAGAGCATCTCCTCGGTCTTCTTGGCAGAGGAGACACGGATGTTCTCAGGCAGCTCGTACAGAGAGTCCTCGGCATTCTTGAGCTTCACCTTCTGTTCCTCGTTCTCCACaattccctttctcttcttcagctCAGTCTCAATATACTTCATCCTAAACAGAAGCACACGAGAGACACACAgtatttaattctgttttgtgtACTCTGTCGCAGCactgctgggcacagctgcaTCACTGTCCCGATAGCTACgagagaggaaagaataatCCCTCCAAAACAATTCTGCTAAGATCAACTGCAAGAAGCAATTGTCCAAGAAATTATCAGATCCTCCAAGCTCTTTCACAACCAGGAGGGAAGGCTCCCACTGGTATTTAATGCCAGGCTGGCTGGTTGGCATCACCCATCTTTGTCCATGAAAAAGCCTTCTCAAGTCTGGCAGCCAGAAGGTGAAAGGGCAAGTGGAAGTTTCAGCGAGAACTGGGAAGATGTTCTGGGGCGACTCAGgatccaagagaaaaaaaaagaaattgtgagGGGACACCCAACCCCGCATTCAACACCCCAGGCACAACGCAGCACAACTTACATGTCAGCATCTTCATCCCGCCTGTTGGTTTCAGCTGAGAAGGAAGTTCCCAAGTTTAGATCATCCTCTTCATTAATCCTAAGTGGAAACCACAATGTTTACAGGTTTGCgtttgtttgtgggggtttttttaactaatttgaCAAGTTATGGTAACAAGCTCTTCAAAGCAACACAAGATCTGGTTAGTTCATTACTAGCTGTCAAGCACCACTAGTCCAGGCGGAGATCTTCAGAGCTCATATGCACCCACCTGTCCTTGCCtctttctttcagcttcttCATGTCCACCATGCCCCCAGATTTTATCTTAAATGGGTCATCctgtaaaataagaaatagtGAGAAACCCTGAAGCTTCCCTCTAGTTTAATGCTAGTCTTCAAAATCTGGATAAAACCACAGAGAACATATAAGTATTGAGCTGTGACATCAGTCCTACCCCAGGCCAGACTCCCGCAGCAATCAGCTGGCCCACACTGATGTTTTCATATCATGACATCTTCGCGCCGAGGTGATGAAAGTGTCTAGCACTTACCACAAGCGTTGCTTCTTCTTGCAACTTCTCTCCCACAAGCAGAGCTACAGCACTAGTCAAGCAGATAAAGAAAGTAAGTGAAATTCAGTGAAAGGAAACACATTACCAACAGTACCACatttcttctccatccttctccacATCTAGGAGATGGTCTCCCACACTGTATTAACACAAAATGGCCAATCTTCCTAATCCCTCCACACAGATAGAGGAACTGTTGCTGCTTTGGGGAGATGAGAAGTGCAGGCAGATTTTAGTGCCTCACAGCAAGTCACAAAAACAAGGAACAAAGTTTGTTGCGGGTGCACACTTCACATCCTTGGTGCTACATCCCTTACCTCACCCCATTGGGTCGCTTTCTgaggctctgaacttccttggCTTCCTCAACTTTtaacctgaagaaaaaacatttcacttaTTACTTGATGCTTTGGTCTTAATTAATTAACttaatttggttttctgcagtcaacacagaatcacagaatcacagaatcactaaggttggaaaagacctgtaagatcatcaagtccaaccaaaaaaaaaaaaaaaacaaaaaacaaaaaaacccaccccacacaacaacaacaaaccacaacacaccaaaaaccaacccacccaacaccacacagctccatgcccatcaagctacatcccacaatgccacatccacacactccttgaatacctccagggagcgtgactctaccacctccctgggcagcctgttccaatgtttcaccactctctcagtaaagaactttttcctaatatccagcctgaacctcccctggtgcaacttgaggccatttcctctagtcctgtcactcgtcacttgggagaagagaccagcacccacctccccacaaccccctttcagggagttgtagagagtgatgaggtctcccctcagcctcctcttctccagactgaacacccccagctccctcagccgctcctcatcagacctgtgctccagacc is a window from the Gavia stellata isolate bGavSte3 chromosome 24, bGavSte3.hap2, whole genome shotgun sequence genome containing:
- the CUNH9orf78 gene encoding splicing factor C9orf78 is translated as MPAKKSFRRRREDSEEEEDDEQVAEEVRLKVEEAKEVQSLRKRPNGVSAVALLVGEKLQEEATLVDDPFKIKSGGMVDMKKLKERGKDRINEEDDLNLGTSFSAETNRRDEDADMMKYIETELKKRKGIVENEEQKVKLKNAEDSLYELPENIRVSSAKKTEEMLSNQMLSGIPEVDLGIDAKIKNIISTEEAKAKLLAEQQNKKKDSETSFVPTNMAVNYVQHNRFYHEELNAPVRRNKEEPKPRPLRVGDTERPEPERSPPNRKRPANEKATDDYHYEKFKKMNRRY